The Coffea arabica cultivar ET-39 chromosome 8e, Coffea Arabica ET-39 HiFi, whole genome shotgun sequence genome window below encodes:
- the LOC113704184 gene encoding disease resistance protein RPM1-like encodes MAETVLSFVLRQLSTFLHEEGRLLGGLRQEVQFIKDELGHMRAFLREAEAKEEDAQPRLQEWIKQVREAAYDTEDILDEFVARFARHPATGFYGSVRRIFSSIKNLRARHRVASEIQSIKSRIKSISEAHQRYQSEYGISAQASDSLSAVNNTTWRYSRDDALLVEEAKLVRIEQPKKHLISQLLQGDDYQLKVVSVVGMGGLGKTTLVKKVHEDLEVRRHFPVRAWVTVSQTCDFQYLLKDLIRQLHKEGKKPVPQSIESSNTTELKEIIKDFLQQAGRYAIVFDDVWDVEFWNTIKFALPESSHGNRVMLTTRKADVASASCIESRGFVYRMEPLSVEDSRTLFCNKIFNGGTCPGHLMGVAKGILDKCEGLPLAILAISGLLASKDVNRIDEWEMVRRSLGGELEGTGKLDRVKKILSLSYGDLPWHLKTCLLYTSIFPEDYEIECARLVNLWIAERFVEWREGMSIEDVAWGYLGELVNRSLIQVTKVFYEGLPDICRIHDLLREVIVLKSREQNLVTISTGQPTMWPSEKVRRLIVHSSSSNNTQHHQQRRGYCFDHLRSFITVGSTNSLLYKTLLSEVLGSNKLLKVLDLAGKETQEEISNEIFKMFHLKYLNLYGTRLERVPKAIGKLQHLEYLNLGKTGVRELPMEILKLQKLRFLKVYQQVDPDDKYGFHGFKAPSNMGGLLALEILGYIDASSGSIIIKEIGKLTQLRELRITKLRREDGKELCSSLANLTSLRELNVDSIGKDDDHEIIDLNHHHPSLSSSSCSFLQSLRMLILCGRLEKMPQWVAHLHSLVRIDLDWSRLRGEEDPLESLQHLPNLVNINFCGSYQGEGLCFKTGGFLMLKRLHLKRMEGLRWMRVEEGALPRLETLFLQQLPLLEELPLGIQHLSHLQRLILAEMSSQLREKLLENQKDESEDYRKIAHIPEILIGYYTDDRKWRHRSLWAKKKKT; translated from the coding sequence ATGGCAGAAACAGTTCTCTCTTTTGTTCTGCGTCAACTCTCAACTTTTCTGCACGAGGAGGGACGACTGTTGGGAGGGCTTCGACAAGAGGTTCAATTCATCAAGGATGAGTTGGGGCACATGAGAGCTTTCCTGAGAGAGGcagaagcaaaagaagaagatgCTCAACCCAGGCTCCAAGAATGGATCAAGCAAGTGCGAGAAGCTGCATATGACACTGAAGACATTCTTGATGAATTTGTAGCTCGCTTTGCTCGGCATCCCGCAACAGGATTCTACGGCTCTGTTCGGAGAATTTTCAGCTCCATCAAGAATTTGAGAGCTCGTCATCGAGTTGCTAGCGAAATACAAAGCATCAAGTCCAGAATCAAAAGTATTTCCGAAGCTCATCAAAGATACCAATCTGAATATGGTATCTCTGCCCAAGCGTCCGACTCACTTTCTGCTGTGAACAACACAACATGGCGGTATAGCAGAGATGATGCGCTGCTTGTGGAAGAAGCTAAATTAGTTCGCATTGAACAGCCCAAGAAACATCTAATTTCTCAGCTCCTCCAAGGGGATGATTACCAACTAAAAGTTGTTTCAGTGGTTGGTATGGGAGGACTTGGCAAAACTACCCTAGTGAAAAAAGTCCATGAGGATCTTGAAGTTAGAAGGCATTTCCCAGTTCGTGCTTGGGTAACTGTCTCTCAAACATGTGACTTTCAGTACCTCCTGAAAGACTTGATTCGGCAGTTACACAAGGAAGGGAAGAAACCAGTCCCACAATCGATCGAATCTTCGAATACCACCGAGCTGAAAGAAattatcaaagattttcttcaaCAAGCTGGAAGGTATGCAATTGTTTTTGATGATGTATGGGACGTGGAATTTTGGAATACCATCAAATTTGCACTGCCTGAGAGTAGCCACGGCAACCGTGTCATGTTAACAACTCGAAAAGCTGATGTAGCCTCTGCCTCTTGCATTGAATCTCGGGGTTTTGTCTACAGAATGGAGCCACTATCAGTTGAGGATTCGAGGACCCTGTTTTGCAACAAGATCTTTAACGGAGGTACTTGTCCTGGCCATTTGATGGGTGTTGCCAAAGGTATATTGGATAAATGTGAGGGCTTGCCCCTTGCAATCCTTGCAATCAGTGGGCTTTTGGCTTCAAAAGATGTAAACAGAATAGACGAATGGGAGATGGTTCGACGCAGCCTTGGGGGTGAATTAGAAGGTACGGGTAAGTTAGACAGAGTTAAAAAGATACTTTCTCTCAGTTATGGTGATTTGCCTTGGCATCTAAAGACGTGTCTGTTGTACACAAGTATCTTCCCAGAGGATTACGAAATAGAATGCGCAAGACTCGTTAATTTGTGGATTGCTGAAAGGTTCGTAGAATGGAGAGAAGGAATGAGCATTGAAGATGTAGCCTGGGGTTATCTCGGTGAACTCGTCAATAGAAGCCTAATTCAAGTGACTAAGGTGTTTTATGAAGGATTACCCGACATTTGTCGAATCCATGACTTGTTGAGAGAAGTTATTGTTCTCAAGTCAAGGGAACAAAACTTGGTCACAATTTCTACTGGACAGCCGACGATGTGGCCGTCCGAGAAGGTACGCCGTCTAATAGTCCATAGTAGTAGCAGTAACAACACCCAACACCACCAACAAAGACGAGGTTATTGCTTTGACCACCTTCGGTCGTTCATTACTGTTGGATCCACGAACTCGTTGCTATACAAAACGTTGTTATCTGAAGTTTTAGGGAGTAACAAGTTGTTAAAGGTTTTGGATTTGGCTGGTAAAGAGACACAGGAGGAAATatcaaatgaaattttcaagatGTTTCATCTCAAGTATCTGAACCTATATGGTACAAGACTGGAGAGAGTCCCGAAAGCCATTGGGAAGCTTCAACACTTGGAGTATCTGAATTTGGGAAAAACTGGAGTTAGGGAATTACCCATGGAAATCCTAAAGCTGCAAAAACTTCGGTTTCTCAAAGTATATCAACAAGTTGATCCAGATGATAAATATGGATTTCATGGATTTAAAGCTCCATCGAATATGGGAGGGCTTCTTGCCCTTGAAATATTAGGTTACATAGATGCTAGTAGTGGATCTATAATCATTAAGGAGATAGGAAAGCTAACCCAATTAAGAGAATTACGTATTACAAAGTTAAGAAGAGAAGATGGAAAGGAGCTCTGCTCCTCCCTTGCCAATCTCACCAGTCTTCGGGAATTAAATGTTGATTCAATTGGTAAAGATGATGATCATGAGATAATCGATCTAAATCATCAtcatccttctctttcttcttcatcttgtTCGTTTCTTCAATCTCTTCGTATGCTGATTTTGTGTGGCCGCTTAGAAAAGATGCCACAATGGGTAGCTCATCTTCATAGCTTGGTAAGAATAGATTTGGACTGGAGCAGGTTAAGGGGTGAGGAGGATCCGCTTGAATCGCTCCAACATTTGCCCAATTTGGTTAATATTAATTTCTGTGGATCTTACCAGGGAGAAGGGTTGTGCTTCAAGACTGGAGGGTTCCTAATGCTGAAGAGGTTGCACCTAAAGAGAATGGAGGGGTTGagatggatgagagtggaggagGGTGCATTGCCTCGTCTCGAAACACTATTTCTGCAGCAACTTCCATTACTAGAGGAGTTACCATTGGGTATTCAGCACTTGAGCCACCTTCAACGGCTGATTTTGGCTGAGATGAGTTCTCAATTGAGAGAGAAGCTGTTAGAGAATCAGAAGGATGAAAGTGAAGATTACAGAAAAATCGCTCACATTCCTGAAATTCTCATTGGTTACTATACAGATGATAGGAAATGGAGACACCGCAGCCTGTGggcgaagaagaagaaaacatgA